A genomic stretch from Eptesicus fuscus isolate TK198812 chromosome 15, DD_ASM_mEF_20220401, whole genome shotgun sequence includes:
- the LOC103295695 gene encoding olfactory receptor 1L8 — MERVNQTSSVSEFILLGLSSRPEDQKPLFILFLIIYLVTLTGNLLIILAICSDPQLQTPMYFFLTFLSFTDICFVTTIVPRMLVNFLLEKTISYAGCLTQMYFIYALGNTDSFLLAVMAFDRYVAICDPFHYVTTMSHHRCVLLVAFSCSFTHMHSLLHTLLLNHLTFCDSNVIHHFLCDLRPLMKLSCSSTIINEIVIMTEGPIVLVTPFLFITFSYMRILITVLKIPSAAGKCKAFSTCGSHLTAVTLFYGSIFYVYLQPLSTYTVQDHIATIVYTVLTSMLNPFIYSLRNKDLKQGLRKLMGKRKAQAAPS, encoded by the coding sequence ATGGAAAGAGTCAACCAAACCAGCAGTGTCTCCGAGTTCATTCTCCTGGGACTGTCCTCCCGGCCCGAAGACCAGAAGCcactctttattctgttcctcatcaTATACCTCGTCACTCTAACAGGGAACTTACTCATTATTTTGGCCATCTGCTCTGACCCCCAACTCCAGACCCCCATGTATTTCTTTTTGACGTTCCTGTCTTTCACTGACATTTGCTTCGTAACAACCATTGTCCCCAGGATGCTAGTTAACTTCCTATTGGAAAAGACAATCTCTTATGCTGGGTGTCTAACTcagatgtattttatttatgctttGGGCAACACTGACAGCTTCCTCCTAGCAGTCATGGCCTTTGaccgctatgtggccatctgTGACCCCTTCCACTATGTCACCACCATGAGCCACCACCGCTGTGTTCTGCTGGTGGCCTTTTCCTGCTCATTTACACACATGCACTCTCTCCTACACACACTTCTGCTGAATCATCTCACCTTCTGTGACTCCAACGTTATCCACCACTTCCTCTGTGACCTTAGACCCCTGATGAAATTGTCCTGCTCCTCCACAATTATCAATGAAATTGTGATAATGACAGAGGGACCTATTGTTTTGGTGACCCCTTTTCTATTCATTACTTTCTCTTACATGCGAATCCTCATCACAGTGCTCAAAATCCCCTCAGCAGCTGGGAAATGCAAAGCCTTCTCCACTTGTGGTTCTCACCTCACTGCGGTAACACTCTTTTATGGAAGCATCTTTTATGTCTACTTACAGCCCCTCTCCACCTATACTGTCCAGGACCACATAGCAACAATCGTCTATACAGTTTTGACCTCCATGCTAAATCCTTTTATCTACAGCCTGAGAAACAAAGACCTGAAACAGGGCCTGAGGAAGCTGATGGGCAAGAGGAAAGCCCAGGCAGCTCCCTCCTGA